In Henningerozyma blattae CBS 6284 chromosome 7, complete genome, a single genomic region encodes these proteins:
- the AYR1 gene encoding acylglycerone-phosphate reductase (similar to Saccharomyces cerevisiae AYR1 (YIL124W); ancestral locus Anc_2.238), whose protein sequence is MDSSTSAPRKVALVTGASSGIGFAVTKELALKGYKVYACARRTEPMIPLEKEFGHDIVVRVNLDITNIKEVMKFKERLNDELVDKKLDVLYNNAGQSCTLPALDVTMEQVEQCFRVNFFGHVNLCRELSEFVINAKGTILFTGSVSGIFIFPFGSIYAASKAAIHQYARVLHLELKPFGVRVINVVTGGVDTNIADTRQLPADSIYNFPEGQAALENRQLMAKNNRPMSAEEYARQVVQDIASAKDPVDVYRGKMATVLYFVSVLVPYWLIEMFVVHKFKLGAVFARAADAKKTL, encoded by the coding sequence atgGATTCTAGTACATCTGCACCACGTAAAGTGGCATTAGTGACTGGTGCCTCTTCCGGTATTGGGTTTGCTGTCACCAAAGAATTAGCTTTGAAGGGTTACAAAGTCTACGCATGTGCGCGCCGTACTGAGCCTATGATACCTTTAGAAAAGGAGTTTGGTCATGATATAGTCGTCAGAGTTAATTTGGATATCACAAACATCAAAGAAGTGatgaaatttaaagaacGTTTGAATGACGAATTGGTTGATAAGAAGTTGGATGTTTTGTACAATAATGCAGGTCAAAGTTGTACATTACCAGCCTTGGATGTCACTATGGAACAAGTGGAACAATGTTTCAGGGTCAACTTCTTTGGTCATGTTAATTTGTGCAGGGAACTAAGTGAATTTGTCATCAATGCTAAGGGGACCATTTTGTTCACTGGTTCGGTCTCTggtatctttattttcccCTTCGGGTCTATCTATGCTGCCAGTAAAGCTGCCATCCACCAATACGCACGTGTGCTTCATTTAGAATTGAAACCATTTGGTGTACGTGTGATTAATGTGGTCACTGGTGGTGTCGATACCAACATTGCCGACACAAGACAACTACCGGCAGACTCTATATACAACTTCCCAGAGGGCCAAGCGGCTTTGGAAAACCGTCAATTAATGGCTAAGAACAATAGACCAATGAGCGCTGAAGAATATGCTCGTCAAGTGGTACAAGATATTGCCAGTGCCAAGGACCCTGTCGATGTTTACCGTGGTAAGATGGCCACTGTCCTATACTTTGTCAGTGTACTCGTTCCATACTGGCTGATCGAAATGTTTGTCGTGCACAAGTTCAAACTAGGAGCAGTCTTTGCCCGAGCCGCCGACGCCAAGAAGACTTTATAA
- the TBLA0G02570 gene encoding SUN domain-containing protein (similar to Saccharomyces cerevisiae SIM1 (YIL123W) and SUN4 (YNL066W); ancestral locus Anc_2.239) translates to MKLSTSLAAALLASQAISALPHAKQHKVVNKKRVATTLDSQAGHKHNKRAVVYTYVYETVVVDNNGNTVLQANDNNGNVVSSTTLQKNQQIATSNGNLVAVDENAVLNQGTTNAVATAGGDTTTTVTGSPVASTNAVVTTSNAAATSTGAATSTVAATSSVAASTSSVSSQDSSSTDDSNTSPASGSGSIFGDLAAFVSPSEKFQDGTIKCSDFPSGQGVINIDWMNQGGWAGIENSDTSTGGSCQEGSYCSYACQPGMSKTQWPSEQPSDGRSVGGLLCKGGYLYRSNTDADYLCEWGTNSAYVVNELSQGVAICRTDYPGTENMVIPTFVESNSNLPLTVVDEDNYYMWQGQKTSAQYYVNNAGVSVEDGCVWGTSGSGIGNWAPLNFGAGSTGGISYLSLIPNPNNNSPLNYNVKIVAADSNSVVNGQCVYENGKFNGDGTDGCTVSVTSGSAHFVLYN, encoded by the coding sequence ATGAAACTTTCTACTAGTCTCGCCGCGGCTCTTTTAGCCTCTCAAGCCATCTCTGCTTTACCTCATGCTAAACAACATAAAGTCGTTAATAAGAAAAGAGTAGCAACTACATTAGATTCACAAGCTGGCCACAAACATAATAAGAGAGCTGTTGTATATACATATGTCTACGAAACCGTGGTCGTTGATAATAACGGTAACACTGTATTGCAAGCTAATGATAACAATGGTAATGTAGTGTCATCTACTACACTACAAAAAAACCAGCAAATTGCTACTAGTAATGGTAACTTGGTTGCAGTAGATGAAAATGCAGTATTGAATCAAGGTACTACAAATGCTGTTGCCACTGCTGGTGGCgatactactactactgTGACTGGATCTCCTGTTGCATCAACTAATGCAGTTGTCACCACCTCTAATGCTGCAGCCACATCTACTGGTGCAGCCACTTCCACTGTTGCAGCCACTTCAAGCGTAGCTGCTTCCACTTCATCAGTCTCTTCCCAAGATTCAAGCTCAACTGATGATAGCAACACTTCACCAGCTTCTGGTTCAGGCTCCATTTTCGGTGACTTAGCCGCCTTTGTGTCACCTTCGGAAAAATTCCAAGACGGAACAATCAAATGTTCCGATTTCCCCTCAGGACAAGGTGTAATCAATATCGATTGGATGAACCAAGGTGGTTGGGCAGGTATTGAAAATTCTGATACTTCTACTGGTGGTTCTTGTCAAGAAGGTTCTTATTGCTCGTACGCTTGTCAACCAGGTATGTCCAAGACTCAATGGCCATCTGAACAACCTTCCGATGGGAGATCCGTAGGTGGGTTGTTATGTAAAGGTGGATACTTGTATAGATCCAACACTGACGCCGATTACTTGTGTGAGTGGGGGACCAATTCTGCCTACGTGgttaatgaattatcaCAAGGTGTTGCCATCTGTAGAACTGACTATCCAGGTACTGAAAATATGGTTATTCCTACATTTGTTGAATCCAATTCCAATTTACCTTTGACTGTCgttgatgaagataattATTACATGTGGCAAGGTCAAAAGACATCTGCTCAATATTACGTTAATAACGCAGGTGTCTCTGTGGAAGATGGTTGTGTATGGGGTACCTCTGGCTCAGGTATCGGTAATTGGGCTCCATTGAATTTCGGTGCTGGTTCCACAGGTGGCATATCTTATCTGTCATTGATTCCAAACccaaataataactctCCTTTGAATTATAACGTAAAGATCGTAGCAGCAGACTCGAACTCTGTTGTAAATGGTCAATGTGTTTATGAAAATGGTAAATTTAACGGTGATGGCACTGATGGGTGTACTGTTTCAGTAACTTCAGGTTCTGCTCATTTCGTCTTGTACAActaa
- the AQR1 gene encoding Aqr1p (similar to Saccharomyces cerevisiae AQR1 (YNL065W) and QDR1 (YIL120W); ancestral locus Anc_2.242) yields MAESITSSQSFNSLNTQPPIPLTNQRDSDDDKKYDPDYIPNQDGTYYLKGTLSHTTTRELHSDDSSIDTSLDGELSTPDEEAQEHTPPHSMLSYWNKWGMVAVLTMCGFWSSLGSPIYYPALKQLEKKFNVDENLVNVSVVVYLIFQGFAPAVSGGLADIYGRRPVILFGMLVYVVASIGIAACNSYGVIIFLRCLQSTGISPLIAISSGAVGDFTVKAERGTFVGAVSGLVLMGQAFGSLIGAALAAAYNWRAIFWFLAIGCGACMAIAGIVLPETKRTLVGNLSVTPKRIINRAPILYLKPVKKRFKLDSPDYNTIDPNIPKLDLTSAIKITAQLEIFLSLFPGGLQFALWTLMLTSISGQLSAAPYNYKLIIVGLCYLPGGIGGLLGSLLTGRIIDVFYKKSLKKFEDDKAAGLIPQEEEFNIFRARLIAALPQNFLAVISFLLFGWSVDKKWNIAAVCVTSFVSSYCAMSTLSTSSTLLVDLYPGKSSTATSCFNLIRCSLSALFMGCFADMKEAMTIGGVFSFLCGLILLGNFLVFIPMKYGTKWRRERLNKAEAKRLEKLRKNGDLESIQDYSNLKENMESNQLSDITSNTSNQTITERESITSLKK; encoded by the coding sequence ATGGCAGAGAGCATCACATCTTCACAATCgtttaattcattaaacaCGCAACCTCCGATCCCATTAACAAATCAACGAGATTCTGATGAcgataaaaaatatgacCCAGATTATATACCTAATCAAGACGGAACTTACTACTTAAAAGGAACTCTATCACATACTACCACACGTGAACTCCATTCTGATGATTCTTCCATAGATACTTCACTTGATGGAGAATTGTCAACACCAGATGAAGAAGCACAAGAACATACCCCTCCTCATTCCATGCTATCGTATTGGAACAAGTGGGGGATGGTAGCTGTATTAACCATGTGTGGATTCTGGTCATCACTAGGTTCACCTATTTATTATCCTGCTTTAAAGCAATTAGAGAAGAAATTTAACGTGGATGAAAACCTAGTCAATGTCTCTGTGGTTGTCtatttaatctttcaaGGGTTTGCTCCTGCTGTCAGTGGTGGGCTAGCTGATATTTATGGTCGTAGACCAGTAATCCTTTTTGGTATGCTAGTGTATGTAGTTGCATCAATTGGTATTGCCGCCTGTAATTCATACGGTGTGATTATTTTCCTAAGATGCCTGCAGAGTACTGGTATTTCTCCATTGATCGCCATTAGTTCTGGTGCGGTTGGTGATTTCACTGTCAAAGCTGAAAGAGGTACTTTTGTAGGTGCTGTATCAGGGCTAGTATTAATGGGCCAAGCCTTCGGGTCTTTGATTGGTGCAGCTTTGGCTGCAGCTTATAATTGGAGAGCTATCTTTTGGTTTTTAGCTATTGGTTGTGGTGCATGTATGGCCATTGCAGGTATTGTCTTACCAGAAACTAAGAGAACTCTTGTCGGTAATTTATCCGTTACACCAaagagaattattaatagagCTCCAatcttatatttaaaacCTGTCAAGAAGAGATTCAAGTTAGATAGCCCAGATTACAATACTATCGATCCAAATATTCCTAAACTAGATTTAACATCTGCCATTAAAATCACTGCtcaattggaaattttCTTGTCTTTATTTCCAGGTGGACTACAATTTGCATTATGGACATTAATGTTAACATCCATTTCAGGGCAGTTAAGTGCAGCACCTtacaattataaattaattatcgTGGGTCTTTGCTATTTACCAGGTGGTATTGGTGGGTTACTAGGTTCTCTTTTAACTGGTAGAATTATTGATGTATTCTACAAAaaatctttgaaaaaatttgaagatgataaaGCTGCTGGATTAATCCCACAAGaggaagaatttaatatttttagagCTCGTTTAATTGCTGCTCTCCCACAAAATTTCTTGGCTGTTATTTCCTTCTTACTTTTCGGCTGGTCTGTTGATAAAAAATGGAACATCGCTGCAGTTTGTGTTACTTCATTTGTTAGTTCTTATTGTGCGATGTCTACCTTATCCACTTCTAGTACTTTATTAGTCGATCTGTACCCAGGGAAATCTTCCACTGCCACAAGttgtttcaatttaatTCGTTGCAGTTTAAGTGCTTTATTTATGGGTTGCTTTGCTGACATGAAGGAAGCTATGACTATTGGAGGTGTATTCAGTTTCTTATGTGGTTTAATTTTACTGGGTAACTTTTTAGTGTTTATCCCAATGAAATACGGTACAAAATGGAGGCGTGAAAGACTAAATAAAGCAGAAGCAAAAAGATTGGAAAAATTGAGAAAAAATGGTGATTTAGAATCAATCCAAGATTATTCAAAtctaaaagaaaatatggAATCAAATCAACTCTCAGATATAACGAGCAATACTTCAAATCAAACTATCACAGAACGAGAAAGCATCACTAGcctaaaaaaataa
- the TBLA0G02540 gene encoding uncharacterized protein (similar to Saccharomyces cerevisiae RPI1 (YIL119C); ancestral locus Anc_2.244) codes for MKSYLSSTSTTDYNNDNNSNIDFNSNNIQRSNNHIFSLENQRYFNTISSLNKINQTNYRFTSSVLGMDGNNNNINNIITNTNNNNNNNNNNNNNNNRNAAGISTTDSVTNNLEAPGISSNIKEHSKINTDDLTINNVSNKDLQNIENILSDSNPNTNPTSGTNSTTGNSVTQQATFDSATPISSVTSTSTFDNNNPLSVPKLDSKQTSIRVNSTLSTKLRGNSVPTTDSSSSSIKTNYVSPILRQSRKKWKIIEDISLLNVILLNSNLLNYMEYFKPMKNFWLKISISLNETFHINRNYRQCHDRFKVLYLKALKLDENEVNKLVPNNNIEAISINALRDDISLGLDDDSKLNILLIKLRNTFVFLNGNIILKSNSPSSSLIVDSNPGVSKWSINKPSPKFKIPRTEINNTNSAIHQNFIQNNNANNISNNNNNNTGDTNNNTNDNFDNSPSISNIHPFPYSDNTQTPNDSNYTNAMYQSICNVLSNLQEQINNLRTQVINNNNRLNEQHMFYENLLNNRANSNLQFDPNNATNNTSNSNGNIVSGSAIMNANLMQNNSILLRSTNKYFNPIFQNNDLRYPTSINNNSMQVSLSQNSNTDSNNNNNNGQILMNTIPGNNGLNSTNIINDGTSFGSSGGTNSTVSSSTSSMVMNENFSNYLNRNLLNQSNQSNSSNSNGVHPTGTIPVQNSHLNHYTNHMNNNIPHNIQLPLNMPYLPNQNIAFAESDPIAPNIGLHPNQTTTRNNHNTSNNHINRNNSNTNSNSVSSCDNSNSSENSNGLQTSSSNSSNTINNSDSGSQNISTSDDHRNSSDENENNTKSSNSTTNSSSNSTGSNNENRVNVTL; via the coding sequence atgAAAAGTTATTTATCAAGCACTAGTACTACCGATTATAATAacgataataatagtaatatcgactttaatagtaataatattcaaagaaGTAATAACCATATATTTAGTTTGGAAAACCAGAGGTACTTTAATACTATTTCATCcttgaataaaataaatcaaacaAATTATAGATTTACTTCTTCAGTTTTAGGTATGGATggtaacaataataacataaATAACATCATTACTAacactaataataacaataataataataataataataataataataataaccgGAATGCTGCAGGTATTAGTACAACAGATTCTGTAACGAATAACTTGGAAGCACCTGgtatttcttcaaatattaaagaacaTTCCAAAATTAATACCGATGACTtaactattaataatgtctcaaataaagatttacaaaatattgaaaatatattatccGATTCAAACCCAAATACAAATCCAACTAGTGGAACTAATTCTACTACAGGAAATTCGGTGACACAACAAGCAACTTTCGATTCAGCTACACCAATATCGTCAGTCACTTCAACTTCCACTTTTGATAACAATAATCCATTAAGTGTTCCAAAATTAGATTCTAAGCAAACTTCCATTAGGGTTAATAGTACACTTTCAACAAAATTAAGAGGTAACAGTGTTCCAACTACagattcttcttcttcttcaattaaGACTAATTATGTCTCCCCAATTTTGAGGCAATCAAGAAAGAAATggaaaattattgaagatatttctttattaaatgtcatattattaaattctaatttattgaattatatggaatatttcaagccaatgaaaaatttttggttaaaaatttcaattagtttaaatgaaacttttcatattaatagaaattaTCGGCAATGCCATGATAGATTTAAAGTATTGTATCTAAAAGCGCTAAAATtggatgaaaatgaagtcAATAAATTAGTacctaataataatattgaagcAATATCCATTAATGCCTTAAGGGATGATATAAGTCTTGGCTTGGATGatgattcaaaattaaatattttactgATTAAACTGAGAAAtacttttgtatttttaaatggTAATATTATCTTAAAATCTAACTCACCTTCTAGTTCTTTAATTGTAGATTCTAATCCTGGAGTTAGCAAGTGGAGCATAAACAAACCTTCACCAAAATTTAAGATCCCACGGacagaaattaataatactaatagcGCTATCcatcaaaattttattcagaataataatgctaataatattagcaataataataataataatactggcgatactaataataatactaacGACAATTTCGACAATTCCCCATCAATATCCAATATCCATCCTTTTCCTTATTCAGATAATACTCAAACTCCAAATGATAGCAATTATACGAATGCTATGTACCAGTCTATTTGTAATGTATTAAGTAATTTGCAAGAACAGATTAACAATTTAAGAACACAGgtcattaataataataatagattaaATGAACAACATATGTTTTATGAGAATCTACTAAACAATAGAGCAAACAGTAATTTACAATTTGATCCGAACAATGCCACCAATAATACTTCTAATAGTAATGGTAATATTGTTTCAGGTTCAGCAATTATGAATGCAAACTTAATGCAAAACAATAGCATTCTACTTAGATCTACTAATAAGTATTTTAACccaattttccaaaataatgatttgaGATACCCAACCtctatcaataataatagcatgCAAGTAAGCTTAAGTCAAAACTCAAATActgattctaataataataacaataatggacaaatattgatgaatACAATCCCTGGTAATAATGGTTTGAATTCgacaaatattataaatgaTGGTACTAGTTTTGGTAGTTCTGGTGGTACAAACTCAACTGTTTCATCTTCTACTTCCTCCATGGTGatgaatgaaaattttagtAATTACCTTAATCGTAACTTGTTAAATCAATCGAACCAATCGAATTCATCCAATAGTAATGGCGTTCATCCTACTGGTACGATCCCTGTTCAAAATAGTCATCTAAATCATTATACTAACcatatgaataataatattcctCATAATATACAATTACCGTTAAACATGCCGTATTTAccaaatcaaaatattgctTTCGCTGAAAGTGATCCAATAGCACCAAATATAGGGCTACACCCCAATCAAACCACCACACGTAATAATCATAACACTAGCAATAATCATATTAATCGTAACAATAGTAATacaaatagtaatagtGTTAGTAGTTGTGATAATAGTAATTCAAGTGAAAATTCTAATGGTTTGCAAACTAGTAGTAGTAATAGTAGTAATACTATCAATAATAGTGATAGTGGAAGTCAAAATATTAGTACTTCTGATGATCACAGAAATAGTAGTGATGAAAACGAAAACAACACAAAAAGCAGTAACTCAACTACGAACAGTAGTAGTAATTCCACTGGTAGTAACAATGAAAACCGTGTTAATGTTACCCTTTGA
- the POG1 gene encoding Pog1p (similar to Saccharomyces cerevisiae POG1 (YIL122W); ancestral locus Anc_2.240), whose protein sequence is MPSDKDKQISKDSEKKDNSSIEDQPIKEDKHIETNPNTNISRPTTDTTQSTDQEKNEKIDRPTATTTTKPGISTIKSIINDNPSSNVTTVDSGTTTATSTATVTAESSGIKGDKSKNSSLTSMRDHILFKLGLNDKTEDISDTILQNYLTFETHRLNKEAEDIRHKNLELLQKSIEFISSSGFSNDSLNKLLDFIDPYRVTGSRTSTTAAEYAPQLGSPLSKRRRLDQDPSRNQQSLLHEYASNVNVSPSFTATNSQRPSRQNSISASNAFPIQQRPATASSVLQQPQTFIPLNSNTSPYLHPQQPYMTTYSPVQGTSANLAATGNTSQASTIQGQKYFTPTTAPAGNQVGQPIMVLAPGFNQTQNPQPTYIQQLPYQQGQLQPQQQQQQYLRPGIANQPLSYSIPVDATQRNRNMGHRRSYSTNVLPQSTTSSNINPNISSRSPGRMTQISPQRPMNFLIHTPKHPPPK, encoded by the coding sequence ATGCCTTCTGATAAAGATAAACAAATTTCAAAGGATAGTgagaaaaaagataatagtTCAATTGAAGATCAACCTATAAAAGAGGACAAACATATCGAAACTAAtccaaatacaaatatttcacGACCAACGACAGACACAACACAATCGACTgatcaagaaaaaaatgaaaaaattgatagaCCAACtgcaacaacaacaactaaACCAGGAATAAGTACAATTAAAtccattattaatgataatccATCTTCAAATGTTACCACTGTAGATAGTGGAACGACCACTGCAACCAGCACGGCTACTGTAACAGCAGAATCGAGTGGGATCAAAGGTGATAAATCGAAAAATTCGTCATTAACCTCTATGAGAGATCAtatacttttcaaattggggttaaatgataaaacaGAAGATATATCGGATACTATTCTACAAAATTATCTAACTTTTGAAACTCATAGATTAAACAAAGAAGCAGAAGATATAAGACataaaaatttggaattacTCCAGAAATCCATTGAATTTATAAGTTCGAGTGGGTTTTCCAATGATTCTCTTAATAAATTGTTAGATTTCATCGATCCATATAGAGTAACCGGTTCTCGCACATCGACAACGGCAGCAGAATATGCCCCTCAGTTGGGGTCTCCATTAAGTAAGAGAAGAAGACTAGATCAAGATCCTTCTAGAAACCAACAAAGTTTATTGCATGAATATGCCTCGAATGTGAATGTAAGCCCATCTTTTACAGCTACAAATAGTCAAAGACCATCAAGACAAAATAGTATATCTGCAAGTAATGCTTTTCCGATTCAACAAAGGCCTGCTACCGCATCTTCCGTCTTACAACAACCTCAAACATTTATTCCATTGAATAGCAATACGTCTCCTTATTTACATCCACAACAACCATATATGACTACATACTCTCCTGTTCAAGGAACAAGTGCAAATTTAGCTGCTACTGGGAATACTAGTCAAGCTTCTACGATACAAGgccaaaaatattttacgcCCACAACAGCACCTGCAGGCAATCAAGTTGGACAACCTATTATGGTTTTGGCGCCAGGGTTTAATCAAACTCAAAATCCACAACCTACTTATATACAACAACTACCTTATCAACAGGGCCAATTACAACCtcaacagcaacaacagcaaTATTTGAGACCTGGTATTGCAAATCAACCTTTATCTTATTCAATACCTGTTGATGCTACTCaaagaaatagaaatatgGGTCATAGAAGATCGTATAGTACAAATGTTTTACCGCAATCAACAActtcatcaaatataaatccTAATATAAGTAGTAGGTCGCCAGGTCGTATGACACAAATATCTCCACAAAGGCcgatgaattttttaattcatacACCGAAACATCCTCCACCTAAATAG